ACGACGCGCTGGCGCCACTTGAGGGCTGCGGCGAAATCTTCGAACTCTTCGAGGAACGCGGCCAGCTTCACCGCGTAGAAGCTTCTGCCGGTGATCTCGGTGGACTCTTCGAGCGCGGCGATGAGCGCCACCCGGTCCTTGGTGCGCCGCAGAATCTCATAGCGACGCATGTGGAGATCGTCGTTGGTGGGGTCTTCGTCGAGGCCGGCCAGGACCTCTTCGTACGCCTCTTCGAGATCGCCCGTGATCTCGCCGCGGGCGACACGCTCAAAGCGCTTGCCAGGCCGCGCAGGAGCCGCGCCAGCGCCAGACTTGGCCGGCTTGCGCGTCATCGTGCTGGCCGCGGGGTCACCGCCGAGGACGCGCTTGGCCTCCGGGCCCTTCGCACCCTTGGTCGATTCGTTCTTCTTGAAGCTCATCGTTCTGCTGATCTCGCCTTTCGGGGCACGAGGCGCGTGGGTCGCGGCGGAGAATGCGACCCACGCTTGGTTCGCAACACCGCCGCCGAGGCCGGGTGTCGGAACAGGGCAGCGGTGGTTCGAGCAGGGAGTCTCGAGACGCCGCGACTTGCCAATGAATTTGTCAGCGCTCGGGAAAAACCTTCTTCAGGGCGACGCCCAGGCGCCTCCTCTGGAGACAAGCTTCAGCGCCCTGCCTGAAGGCTTCCCGCGGGAGGCCGTAGAATGCCGCGCTTCAGCGCACCGACCACATGCGGACGGGGACGCCACGCCTTCGAGAGAATGATGGGGGAACCACCGCGATGACCCGTGAACAAGGAGGGGGCAGCTTCTTCCAGCGCCTGCGCGAATGGCTCGCTGGCCTCCTCGCCCCCGGCGCCGCCTCAGGCTCACGCCGGCAGGCGCGAGGAAGCGGGGTGACGCCGGAGACGGTTCGCCCGCTTGCCCGGCCCACATCACTCGGGCCGAAGGCCACCGTGGTCGAGGCGGTTGCGCAGGGCCAGAAGTACTTCCTGAAGACCTGGACCGACCTTCCCGCAGACGGGCGGCGCGAGCTGCTGCGGCTGCTCGAGACCCGTCGCGCACTGAACGGTCCCGGCGTGGTCGACGTGCTCGCTGTGTCAGAGAAGGCGCTCGAGCGGCACTCGGGCATCGTGCAGTGCGTTCAGGAACATCATCCGCGAACGCTGCGGGCCTGGCGGTCGAGCATGACGTCGGAGATCGGCCTCGAGCAGGCCGCGGCAGTCGTTCGACAGATCGCCCGGACCCTGCAGGAGGCCCACGCACGCTCGGTGGTTCACGGCAGCCTCAGCCCCGATTCCATCTTCGTGGCCAGCGCGGAGGGCGATGACCCGGGTACGGTCTCCATCGACTTCGTTCGCTTCACAGGGCTCGACCTGACTCGCAACCCCGCGTTCACCATTGCGGAGGTCTTCCCCACCGGTCGCTCCTACGTGGCGCCTGAAGCGCTGCTCGGCAACCCCCCCGACGAGCAGAGCGACCTGTATGTGCTCGGGGTCGTCGCCTACGAGGTCTTCACCGGGCGTCTGCCCTTCGAGAGCGAGGGCACGAGCGGCCCGGGTCGGGTGAAGGGCATGCTCTCGGCGCAGGCGCAGCCCATCACGCGCTACCGCAAGGATCTCCCCAACCGCTGGGAGGTCACGCTCATGCGCCTGCTCTCGAAGGACCGCAAGATCCGCTGCAAGACCGCCGAGCAGTTCCTGCTGGAAGTGGAATCGGAGCTCTAGCGCGCGACGGACCGCGCGGTCGAACCCCCTACGAAGGCAGGATTCCCCAGGCCGCAAACAGCCTGCGCTCGCGAGAGCGGCGCATGGTCAGCGCGGTGGTCCAGTGGTCCGGTCCGATGGGGCGAACGTACACGGTCAGCATGCCGAGGCGGTTCCCCCCCAACACGTCGGTGAACAGCTGATCGCCCACCATCACCGACGCGGAGGCGGTCGCCCCCATGTGCTTCAATGCTTCGAGGAAGGGGGCCGCATGGGGCTTCAGATGGAGCACGTCGGGCATGACCGCGTGCGCATCGAGCGCGCGGGCGAAGCGCTCGACCCGCAACCGCTTGCGGTGCCCCACGAACACATTGCTCACGAGGCACACATCACGAAGTGCGCCGCATGATCGCGCGGCGGCGATGTGATCGGCCACCCCGGGCAGCATGTCCTCGTCGACCTGGATGGGTGCGATGGTGTTGTCGACATCGAGCAGGAGAAAAGGTCTTCCCAGCGCTTCGAAATCGATGTCGAGAAATCGGCTCACAACCAGATCCGGCCGCAGATGGCTCACCCGTGACACGTCCTCCCGCTTCAGGCACGCAATGAAGGTCGGCGCCGCGTCCTTCGCGCTTCTCTTCCCCGACACATGGCTCGCCTCCTGGCTTCGCGCCGCAGGATGGCGCTCCTGACAGGAGTGCGGCTCGGTGGCTCAGAAGCCCGCACCCGCGACGCTGCCCAGGTCATGCGGGCAGCAGATGCCGACGCTCCTGGAGGCCCCGTGCCCGCGCCCCCCAAGACCCTGCTCGCCATCGAAGACGTGCCGGCGAACCTGGCGCTGCTTCGCGCCATCCTCGAACCGGCCGGCTACGTGGTATGCGATGCCCCGACCCTCGCGGCAGGGCGCAACGCGATCGAACAGGCCCCCCCCGCGCTCGTGCTGCTCGATGTGCGTCTCCCTGACGGCAACGGCCTCGATCTCGTGCGAGAGATGCGAATGCGTCCAGACCAGGCGACCATCCCCGTGCTGGCGGTGAGCGCCAGCGTGCTGCCCGCCGACAAGGCGGAAGCCTTCACCGCGGGATGCAGCGCCTTCCTGGCCAAGCCCTTGCGCGCGGCCAAGCTGCTCGAGACCGTGCGGGCGCTCCTGGCCCCTCCCACTCCACCCTCGCTGCCGTCGCCTTGACGTCCCCCGCCGGCGCACTGCACTCACCCGTAACGCTGGAAGGAGTTTGAATTTTTTTCTAGAACTGCGTAAAGATGACCGTGACGATTTTGCTTCGCCCCCGTCGAAGCCCGAGAGGGTACTGATCCCATGCTCGCGCGCAAGCCACGCGTCGTGCGTCCCTATCACACGCACGAGAACGTCCGCATCTATCGCGACGACTTCATCACGTCGAGAGCGCTGCCGCCATCGAGCGTCGACCTCATCGTGACCTCTCCGCCCTACAACGTCGACATCGCCTACGCCACCCACAACGACGCGCGTGAGTACCTCGACGACTACCTGCCCTTCACCCGCGCGTGGCTCGCCAAGGCCTTCACCCTCGCCCGTCCCGACGGCCGCCTCTGCCTCAACATCCCCCTCGACAAGAACAAGGGCGGCCAGCAGAGCGTGTGCGCCGACATCACGACCATTGCCAAGGAGGTGGGCTGGCGCTATCATTCCACCGTCGTGTGGAACGAGCAGAACATCTCGCGCCGAACAGCCTGGGGCTCGTGGCTCTCGGCCTCGGCCCCATTCGTGATCGCGCCCGTGGAGTGCATCGTGGTGCTCTACAAGGAGTCGTGGAAGAAGCTGAGCAGAGGCCGCGTCTCCGACATCGCTCGAGACGAGTTCCTCGACTGGACCAACGGGGTGTGGACCTTCAGCGGCGAGAAGAAGACGCGAATCGGTCACCCCGCCCCTTTCCCGGTCGAGCTGCCGCGGCGATGCATCAAGCTCTTCAGCTTCGTCGACGACGTGGTGCTCGACCCGTTCATGGGCAGCGGAACCACGCTCCTGGCCTGTCATCAGAACCGACGCAGCGGCATCGGCTTCGACATCGATGCGTCGTACTGCGACCTTGCTGTGCGCAGGCTCGCCGCGGCGACGTGAGCAACGCGGCACCCCCGCTGGGCGACGATTTCGCTCGAGAGCCCGCCTACCCACCGGACTTCCTCTTCCCCCAGGCCGAA
This portion of the Pseudomonadota bacterium genome encodes:
- a CDS encoding response regulator, translated to MARLLASRRRMALLTGVRLGGSEARTRDAAQVMRAADADAPGGPVPAPPKTLLAIEDVPANLALLRAILEPAGYVVCDAPTLAAGRNAIEQAPPALVLLDVRLPDGNGLDLVREMRMRPDQATIPVLAVSASVLPADKAEAFTAGCSAFLAKPLRAAKLLETVRALLAPPTPPSLPSP
- a CDS encoding site-specific DNA-methyltransferase, with protein sequence MLARKPRVVRPYHTHENVRIYRDDFITSRALPPSSVDLIVTSPPYNVDIAYATHNDAREYLDDYLPFTRAWLAKAFTLARPDGRLCLNIPLDKNKGGQQSVCADITTIAKEVGWRYHSTVVWNEQNISRRTAWGSWLSASAPFVIAPVECIVVLYKESWKKLSRGRVSDIARDEFLDWTNGVWTFSGEKKTRIGHPAPFPVELPRRCIKLFSFVDDVVLDPFMGSGTTLLACHQNRRSGIGFDIDASYCDLAVRRLAAAT
- a CDS encoding HAD-IIIA family hydrolase gives rise to the protein MSGKRSAKDAAPTFIACLKREDVSRVSHLRPDLVVSRFLDIDFEALGRPFLLLDVDNTIAPIQVDEDMLPGVADHIAAARSCGALRDVCLVSNVFVGHRKRLRVERFARALDAHAVMPDVLHLKPHAAPFLEALKHMGATASASVMVGDQLFTDVLGGNRLGMLTVYVRPIGPDHWTTALTMRRSRERRLFAAWGILPS